The Stegostoma tigrinum isolate sSteTig4 chromosome 9, sSteTig4.hap1, whole genome shotgun sequence genome includes a region encoding these proteins:
- the tbcc gene encoding tubulin-specific chaperone C: protein MALVGESENRESLTEEIPEYDRRKEKMVEILQRRDQERQQGVERRKMAKDVTTVKEEKSNFFTTAFSEEKAAIEALLESCEGTDRNALSARFEEISQKMQRLQKFVNDSMMFLSAYELRQAQDAVQKLQGVVVEKREEFLPKKKFAFKSRKKEGAGPKQTKSTDSPSDKKPTDPVAVEENLCGFSDADSQVLVRRADEITGKDVLLTRLSNCVVQLLGSPNTLHVKNVINSKVLCGPVSTSVFIDQSVGCTFAFACQQLRTHNTKNANVYLHVTSRAIVEDCSEVSFAPFNWKYEGIEKDFELAGLDRTKNNWNVIDDFNWLAPDHSPNWSILAEESRITDWDKILAP, encoded by the coding sequence ATGGCGCTAGTCGGCGAGAGCGAGAACCGGGAGAGCTTAACGGAAGAAATCCCGGAATATGACCGTCGtaaagagaagatggtggagatcCTGCAGCGGAGAGACCAGGAGAGGCAGCAGGGGGTGGAGAGGAGGAAAATGGCCAAAGATGTGACCACGGTGAAGGAGGAAAAGTCCAACTTCTTCACCACGGCGTTTTCGGAGGAGAAGGCAGCGATCGAGGCGCTGCTGGAAAGCTGCGAAGGCACCGACCGAAACGCGTTGAGCGCCCGCTTCGAGGAGATCTCGCAGAAGATGCAGCGGCTGCAGAAGTTTGTCAACGACAGCATGATGTTCTTGTCTGCCTACGAGCTGCGCCAGGCCCAGGACGCGGTGCAGAAGTTGCAGGGGGTCGTGGTGGAGAAGAGGGAGGAGTTTCTGCCCAAGAAGAAATTCGCTTTCAAGTCCCGCAAAAAAGAAGGCGCCGGCCCCAAGCAAACCAAATCCACCGATTCCCCGTCCGACAAGAAACCGACAGACCCCGTCGCGGTCGAGGAAAACCTCTGCGGCTTTTCGGATGCCGACTCCCAGGTGCTGGTCCGGCGCGCAGACGAGATCACCGGCAAGGATGTGTTGTTGACCCGGTTGTCCAACTGCGTGGTGCAGCTCTTGGGTTCGCCCAACACCCTCCACGTCAAGAATGTCATTAATTCGAAAGTGTTGTGCGGACCTGTCTCTACCTCAGTATTCATTGATCAGTCCGTCGGCTGCACCTTTGCCTTCGCTTGTCAGCAGCTGCGAACCCATAATACCAAGAATGCCAATGTATATTTACATGTGACCAGCAGAGCCATCGTCGAGGACTGCAGTGAAGTTTCGTTTGCTCCATTTAACTGGAAGTACGAAGGCATTGAGAAGGATTTTGAGCTGGCGGGTTTAGATAGAACGAAAAACAATTGGAATGTTATAGATGATTTCAACTGGCTTGCGCCTGATCATTCCCCTAACTGGAGTATTTTGGCCGAAGAGTCTCGAATAACAGACTGGGACAAAATCTTAGCGCCATAG